TCGCCGCTGCGGCCGCAGGTCGTGACCTTCTCCGCCGATGGCGGCGGAGTGCGGTGCGCGAAGGGCCTGCGCCTGGTGCCGGACCACGGGGCCGCCGATGTGGGGCCCCTGCACGTCCTGGTCCATCCGGGAGGGGGCGGCGCCCGCGCCCTCGCGCGGGACGCCGCGCACCTCGACTGGCTGCGCGGGCTCCGATCCGAGACGCCCCTGGTCGCGAGCGTCTGCACGGGCGCGCTGGTGCTCGCGGCGGCCGGCCTGCTCTCTGGGCGCCCGGCGACGACGCACTGGCGCGCGTTCGACGAGCTCGCGGCCCTCGACCCCACGGTGCTGCGCGACACCGAGTCCCGGTTCGTGGACGACGGCGACGTGGTGACCTCAGCCGGCGTCTCGGCGGGCATCGACATGGCCCTGCACCTCGTCTCCCGGCTCGACTCCCCGGAGGAGGCTCACCTGGTGCGCCTGGACCTGCAGTACGACCCCGCGCCCACCGTCTAGCCTGACCGTCCGGCCACGCGGCCCGTCCGCGCCCCGGCGCCCGCACCGCCGCCAGCCCCAGCCGCACGACCCGAGGACGTGACCATGCCGCTGCACGACGCGCCCCGCGTGCCCGCCCCATCAGCCAACGACCGGACCGCCTCATGAACCGGCTCGTGAGGCTGCTCCTCGTGTGGCTGGCCGCCCGGAGGTCACTGCGCACCACCCCGCCGCACGAGCGCCCCTCAGGGCTCGACGAGTACCGCACGCCGATGCGGGTCATGCCCAACGACCTCGACCTGCTGCGGCACATGAACAACGGCGTGTTCTTCACCCTGCTCGACATCGGGCGGGTGGACCTGCTGGTGCGCAGCGGCGCCCAGCACGCTGTGCGAAGCCAGGGCTGGTACCCGGTCGTGGTGGGCGAGTCCATCCGCTTCCGACGCTCGCTCACACTCTGGGAGCGGTTCGAGATCGTCACCCGGGTGCTCGGCTGGGACGAGCGGATCGTGTACCTCGAGCAGCGGTTCGAGCGGGCCGGGCGCGATGGCCGCCCCGAGGTGGTGGCCGAGGCGTGGATCGTCGCCCGGTTCCTGCGCCGCACGGGCGGCGCCGTCCCGGCGGGCGACGTCGCCGCCGCGTTCGGACTGGACGGGCCCTCGCCGCAGGCCCCGGAGGCCGTGCTGGCCTGGTCGCGGTCGCTCGACCTCGCGCATCGCCCGACGGACGCGTCGCCCGACGGGCACGCCGACGCGCGCGAGCCCGAAGCGCCGGGCCCCGCCTCGACGCCCGCCTGAGCCGACGTCGCGGCGCCGCCCCGCGGGGAGCGGCGCCGTCGGGCCTCAGCGCTGAGCGAGCCGGTCGAGCAGGAGCGCCTCGGCCAGCACGACCCGCTCGAGCTCGCCGAGGTCCTGCGACTCGTTCGCCCCGTGCGCCCTGCACTCCGGGTCCTCGACGCCCGTCACCAGGATCGCGGCCTCCGGGAAGACCTCGAGCAGGTCGGCGATGAAGGGGATCGACCCGCCGAGCCCGATGTCGACGGACGGCGTGCCCCAGGACTCCGCGAAGGCCCACCGGGCCACCTGCATCGCCTCGGAGTCCACCGGTGCCTGGAACGGCCGGCCCCGCTCGCCGTCCCGCACGGTCACGCGGGCCCCGAACGGGGCGTGGCCCTCGAGGTGCGCGCGGAGCGCCGCCTGGGCGGCGGCCGGGTCCTGCCCTGGCGGGATCCGCAGCGACAGGCGCGCGGTGGCCCGCGGCGCGAGGGTGTTGGAGGACTGGGCGACGCTCGTGGCGTCGAAGCCGATGACGGACAGCGCGGGCTTGGTCCACAGGCGGGCGCTGATCGACCCGGTGCCGACCAGCTCGGAGCCCG
The sequence above is a segment of the Cellulomonas chengniuliangii genome. Coding sequences within it:
- a CDS encoding DJ-1/PfpI family protein translates to MPTGRPLRVGIFVFDDCEELDVVGPYEVLAAWARRSPLRPQVVTFSADGGGVRCAKGLRLVPDHGAADVGPLHVLVHPGGGGARALARDAAHLDWLRGLRSETPLVASVCTGALVLAAAGLLSGRPATTHWRAFDELAALDPTVLRDTESRFVDDGDVVTSAGVSAGIDMALHLVSRLDSPEEAHLVRLDLQYDPAPTV
- a CDS encoding acyl-CoA thioesterase is translated as MNRLVRLLLVWLAARRSLRTTPPHERPSGLDEYRTPMRVMPNDLDLLRHMNNGVFFTLLDIGRVDLLVRSGAQHAVRSQGWYPVVVGESIRFRRSLTLWERFEIVTRVLGWDERIVYLEQRFERAGRDGRPEVVAEAWIVARFLRRTGGAVPAGDVAAAFGLDGPSPQAPEAVLAWSRSLDLAHRPTDASPDGHADAREPEAPGPASTPA